The following proteins are co-located in the Billgrantia tianxiuensis genome:
- a CDS encoding GntR family transcriptional regulator, producing the protein MTTPLQAMWQETGDEGSVRERLYRVLRQSIIRMVLAPGQALSEKELADAFSVSRQPVREAFIRLSEAGLVEVRPQRGTYVVRISQQAVLEARFVREAIEVAVAKEAASLGIAAQTLDELYELLERQRRCIEPNDYDRFFQLDEAFHRALSLGVGHTAAWRVTEEVKAQLDRVRYLSVPDSTPIGKLIDQHSMIVEAIARRDPEAAAKAMSIHQREILHSLPELMRRFPEMFDGAPQGAVTVNP; encoded by the coding sequence ATGACAACCCCCCTCCAGGCCATGTGGCAGGAAACTGGTGACGAAGGTTCGGTACGCGAGCGGCTCTACCGGGTGCTGCGCCAGTCGATCATCCGAATGGTGCTGGCGCCTGGCCAGGCGCTCTCAGAGAAGGAGCTGGCCGACGCCTTCTCGGTGAGCAGGCAGCCGGTCCGCGAGGCCTTCATCCGGCTCTCGGAGGCGGGGCTGGTCGAGGTGCGCCCGCAGCGTGGCACCTACGTGGTGAGGATCTCGCAGCAGGCCGTGCTCGAGGCTCGCTTCGTGCGCGAGGCAATCGAAGTGGCGGTGGCCAAGGAGGCAGCTTCCCTTGGCATTGCCGCCCAGACCCTGGATGAGCTGTATGAACTGCTCGAGCGCCAGCGGCGCTGTATCGAGCCCAACGACTACGACCGTTTCTTCCAGCTCGATGAAGCCTTCCACCGGGCGCTGTCGCTGGGGGTGGGGCACACCGCGGCCTGGCGCGTGACCGAGGAAGTCAAGGCGCAGCTCGACCGGGTGCGCTACCTGAGCGTCCCCGACAGCACACCGATCGGCAAGCTGATCGACCAGCACTCGATGATCGTCGAGGCCATTGCCCGTCGCGATCCCGAGGCGGCTGCCAAGGCCATGAGCATCCACCAGCGCGAGATTCTGCACTCGCTGCCGGAACTCATGCGTCGCTTCCCAGAGATGTTCGACGGGGCTCCCCAAGGAGCCGTCACCGTAAATCCATAG
- a CDS encoding C4-dicarboxylate TRAP transporter substrate-binding protein: MKTTVIAAAVALTASANLAHAAYQLNLSSALSSQDPIVQAMEEASQTIAERSDGELTVRVFPNSQLGSDEDVVEQIRSGANVAVLIDAGRLSEYQPELGILSAPYLVEDHADYERITSSELYRDWVESLADSSGLRLLNYNWFQGSRHMLTQKLVETPDDLRGVRVRTINSPVWLRTIESMGATPTPLPWSEVYSALQLGAIDGAEAQLTAAEGQNLHEVITHIALTGHIHLMTGLATSEQWYQSLPEELRTILDEELHKAGEAASRATVDAQDAVRERMEAEGVTFTEVDVELFRERVGGVYEELGYDQYRDQLTAGE, encoded by the coding sequence ATGAAAACCACCGTCATCGCCGCGGCTGTCGCTCTGACCGCCAGCGCCAACCTGGCCCATGCGGCCTATCAGTTGAATCTTTCCTCGGCGCTCAGCTCCCAGGACCCCATCGTCCAGGCCATGGAGGAAGCCAGCCAGACCATCGCGGAGCGCTCCGATGGCGAGCTTACCGTGCGTGTCTTCCCCAACAGCCAACTGGGCTCCGACGAGGACGTGGTCGAACAGATTCGCAGCGGCGCCAATGTCGCGGTGCTGATCGATGCCGGGCGGCTCTCGGAGTACCAGCCGGAGCTGGGCATTCTCAGCGCGCCCTACCTGGTCGAGGACCACGCCGACTATGAGCGCATCACCTCGTCCGAGCTCTACCGGGATTGGGTCGAGAGCCTGGCCGACAGCAGCGGCCTGCGCTTGCTCAACTACAACTGGTTCCAGGGCTCGCGCCACATGCTGACCCAGAAACTGGTCGAGACACCCGACGACCTGCGTGGGGTGCGAGTGCGTACCATCAATTCGCCGGTTTGGCTGCGCACCATCGAATCGATGGGCGCCACACCCACGCCACTGCCCTGGTCGGAGGTCTACTCCGCGCTGCAACTGGGGGCGATCGACGGCGCCGAGGCGCAGCTCACCGCCGCCGAGGGTCAGAACCTGCATGAGGTGATCACCCACATCGCCCTCACCGGCCATATCCATCTGATGACCGGTCTTGCCACGTCCGAGCAGTGGTACCAGTCGCTGCCGGAAGAGCTGCGCACCATCCTCGACGAGGAGCTACACAAGGCGGGGGAGGCCGCCAGCCGGGCCACCGTCGATGCCCAGGATGCCGTGCGCGAGCGTATGGAGGCGGAGGGCGTGACCTTCACCGAGGTGGATGTCGAGCTGTTCCGCGAACGCGTCGGCGGCGTCTACGAGGAGCTTGGCTACGACCAGTACCGTGACCAATTGACCGCGGGAGAGTGA
- a CDS encoding TRAP transporter small permease, translating into MWYWYDRLEAWLAVALLGATSLTLLVSSTARAIGQPFAGGAELAQLLFIWTAVLGADITLRCGGQVRIDALAVRLPLPLQRLVTGLCLVLMLGFLALLVRYGFPLALSNWQRPMGVAGLSYGYITLALPVGASLMIVSLLRRVAAKGIVLSLVPDDEMVEETL; encoded by the coding sequence ATGTGGTACTGGTACGACCGACTCGAAGCCTGGCTCGCCGTCGCGCTGCTGGGCGCGACGTCCCTGACCCTGCTGGTAAGCTCGACGGCGCGCGCCATCGGCCAGCCCTTCGCCGGGGGTGCCGAACTGGCCCAGTTGCTGTTCATCTGGACCGCCGTGCTGGGTGCCGACATCACCCTGCGCTGCGGCGGGCAGGTGCGCATCGACGCCCTGGCGGTACGCCTGCCGCTGCCCTTGCAGCGCCTGGTCACGGGGCTGTGCCTGGTGCTGATGCTGGGCTTTCTGGCCCTGCTCGTGCGTTATGGCTTTCCCCTGGCGCTCTCCAACTGGCAGCGTCCGATGGGTGTGGCCGGGTTGAGCTACGGCTATATCACCCTGGCGCTGCCGGTGGGGGCCAGCCTGATGATCGTCTCCCTGCTGCGTCGCGTGGCGGCCAAGGGGATCGTGCTGAGCCTGGTGCCGGATGACGAGATGGTGGAGGAGACGCTATGA